The following proteins are encoded in a genomic region of Columba livia isolate bColLiv1 breed racing homer chromosome 17, bColLiv1.pat.W.v2, whole genome shotgun sequence:
- the HIC2 gene encoding hypermethylated in cancer 2 protein, protein MELPNHAKQLLLQLNQQRAKGFLCDVIIVVENALFRAHKNILAASSMYFKSLVLHDNLINLDTDMVNPTVFRQILDFIYTGKLLTTDQPGEQNFNALLTAASYLQLHDLAALCRKKLKRNGKSFAGKAGGLGLGRSARSQRLSTASVIQARYSGSNEGLKGSHSKELSKGKLSDDEVFISSSNQENCHSLSRGTSKNGGGGSSANGSTGDQELGLDLSKKSPSLPIAASHDDTQHSESQHGSPQSASAPAANSASSFESGVGAPHSMADSSDPMEMDLGEECHHPLTESSQRKGLRHSSRKKEWIKKDNAFDRKEGGNDRDEGEGLPNGILLGPLSKSVERSLAGAYGADLPYPCKDEVENGKENSDDSGQSESESGGHTSANYVYRQEGFEPVAYGDNLYVCIPCGKGFPSSEQLNAHVETHTEEDLYIKEEGTYGGKDEAEDLSNPNQSYAAESRPFKCSVCEKSYKDPATLRQHEKTHWLTRPFPCNICGKMFTQRGTMTRHMRSHLGLKPFACEECGMRFTRQYRLTEHMRVHSGEKPYECQLCGGKFTQQRNLISHLRMHTSPT, encoded by the coding sequence ATGGAACTGCCAAATCATGCCAAACAACTGCTACTGCAGCTGAACCAGCAACGAGCCAAAGGTTTCCTCTGTGACGTGATCATTGTGGTAGAAAATGCCCTGTTTCGTGCCCATAAGAACATCCTGGCAGCCAGCAGCATGTATTTCAAATCCCTTGTCCTGCATGACAACCTGATTAACTTAGACACGGACATGGTGAACCCCACTGTGTTCCGGCAGATCTTGGACTTTATTTATACTGGTAAGCTCTTAACGACTGACCAGCCCGGTGAACAGAACTTTAATGCTCTCCTCACCGCAGCAAGCTACCTCCAACTGCACGAcctggcagctctctgcagaaAGAAGCTGAAGCGGAACGGCAAGTCCTTTGCTGGCAAGGCTGGTGGCCTTGGTCTCGGGAGATCTGCCAGGAGTCAGAGACTTTCCACTGCTTCGGTCATCCAAGCTCGCTATTCAGGGTCAaatgaggggttgaagggctcACACTCAAAGGAGCTGTCAAAGGGAAAGCTCTCTGATGACGAGGTCTTCATCAGCAGCTCCAACCAAGAGAACTGTCACTCCTTAAGCAGGGGAACCAGTAAGAACGGCGGTGGGGGCAGCAGCGCGAACGGGAGCACTGGCGACCAGGAGCTAGGCCTCGACCTGTCCAAAAAAAGCCCGTCGCTCCCTATTGCAGCCTCCCACGATGACACGCAGCACAGCGAAAGCCAGCACGGCTCTCCCCAATCTGCCTCAGCCCCCGCAGCCAACAGTGCCTCATCGTTCGAGTCTGGAGTCGGAGCCCCTCACAGCATGGCGGACAGCAGCGACCCCATGGAGATGGACCTGGGGGAAGAGTGCCACCACCCACTGACGGAGAGCAGCCAGCGCAAGGGCCTCCGGCACTCATCCCGCAAGAAGGAGTGGATCAAGAAAGACAACGCCTTTGACCGAAAGGAGGGGGGCAATGACAGGGACGAGGGCGAAGGGCTGCCTAACGGCATCCTGCTGGGGCCCTTGTCCAAGTCTGTGGAGCGGAGTCTGGCTGGGGCCTACGGTGCAGACCTACCCTACCCGTGTAAGGACGAGGTGGAAAATGGTAAAGAGAACAGTGATGACAGCGGCCAGAGCGAGAGCGAGAGCGGCGGGCATACTAGTGCCAACTACGTCTACCGGCAGGAGGGGTTTGAGCCAGTGGCCTACGGTGACAACCTGTACGTCTGTATCCCCTGCGGCAAAGGCTTCCCCAGCTCTGAGCAGCTCAACGCCCACGTGGAGACGCACACCGAGGAAGACCTTTATATCAAGGAGGAAGGCACGTATGGTGGCAAGGATGAAGCTGAGGATTtgtccaaccccaaccagtcctACGCCGCAGAGTCGCGGCCCTTCAAGTGTTCGGTGTGTGAGAAGAGCTACAAGGATCCGGCCACGCTGCGGCAGCATGAGAAGACTCACTGGCTGACGCGGCCCTTCCCTTGCAACATCTGCGGCAAGATGTTCACGCAGCGGGGCACCATGACACGGCACATGCGCAGCCACTTAGGGCTCAAGCCCTTTGCTTGCGAGGAATGCGGGATGCGCTTTACCCGGCAGTACCGACTGACAGAGCATATGCGTGTCCACTCAGGAGAAAAACCTTACGAATGTCAACTGTGTGGTGGGAAATTCACCCAGCAGCGCAATCTGATCAGCCACCTGCGAATGCATACCTCTCCCACATAA